In Zea mays cultivar B73 chromosome 7, Zm-B73-REFERENCE-NAM-5.0, whole genome shotgun sequence, the following proteins share a genomic window:
- the LOC100274796 gene encoding uncharacterized protein LOC100274796: MELLGLVPAEAIALRLYSLPAAAAAAGSLYAWLVAALAAAIGLWRIRAVSVSNINKRDAGVSALVDDNQEPLVPLLPSRGAAITDEPPAAEPSSVSEPSTPSKVRFTAYYGGSGDEDGVVDGVRKCADDDDVDDGARGRDCAVEVVLRRTVSEPGTRRAAALATGPWEGREMAVRRRSDLGWYRHIDMAALDGSVVRLWDGDLTASPRGRMRRSGLELQLPL; the protein is encoded by the coding sequence ATGGAGCTCCTCGGCCTGGTGCCCGCGGAGGCCATAGCGCTCCGCCTCTACTCCCTCCCCGCAGCAGCCGCGGCCGCCGGCTCGCTCTACGCCTGGCTCGTCGCCGCACTCGCCGCCGCCATCGGCCTCTGGCGCATCCGCGCCGTCAGCGTTTCCAACATCAACAAGCGTGACGCAGGCGTCAGCGCCCTCGTCGACGATAACCAGGAGCCACTGGTGCCTCTTCTGCCGTCTCGGGGGGCTGCCATTACTGACGAGCCGCCCGCCGCCGAGCCGTCTTCCGTGAGCGAGCCGAGCACGCCGTCCAAGGTTCGGTTCACTGCGTACTACGGTGGCTCGGGAGACGAAGACGGAGTGGTCGACGGCGTCAGGAAATGCGCGGATGACGACGACGTCGACGACGGTGCGCGCGGCCGAGACTGCGCGGTGGAGGTGGTTCTCAGAAGGACCGTGTCAGAGCCGGGGACAAGAAGAGCGGCGGCCCTGGCCACGGGGCCGTGGGAAGGGAGGGAGATGGCGGTGAGGCGGAGGAGTGACCTGGGTTGGTACCGCCACATCGACATGGCCGCGCTCGACGGCAGCGTCGTGAGGCTGTGGGACGGCGACCTGACGGCGTCGCCGAGGGGGCGGATGAGGAGGTCAGGATTGGAATTGCAATTGCCATTATAG